The Fretibacterium sp. OH1220_COT-178 genome segment GCATCGCCACCTACGACCTGGTCCTTTTGGAGGACGACCGGCGCCTGTTCCCGCCCTACGACGCCAGCCCCGTCGCCACACGCCGGGTTCTCGAGGCATATCCGCAGCTCGATTCCATCCTCATGCGGCTTTCCGGGACGGTGGACAGCACCCGCATGCAGAGGATGAACCGCATGGCCGACGAGGATCTGGTCGAGCCCCACACCGTGGCCCGACGTTTTCTGGAGGAGCACGGCTATTTCGAGGGCGCCGACTCGGGCTCGGTGCGAAAGGAGGCGCGGTGATGGAGCTTCTTAGGGAGACGGCCTCCTACTACGCGATCAATGGAGGCTATGTGCTGGAGCAGTTCTGGAGGCATTTCCTGATCTCGGTCTACGGAGTCCTGTTCGCGGCCGCGCTGGCCATCCCCACGGGGTTCCTGATCGCCCGAAGGGGCCGTCTTGCCGGCTGGGTCATCGGTGCGGCGAACGTGATCCAGACCGTCCCGTCCCTGGCCCTGATGTCCGTCCTGATGCTGGGGCTCGGCCTGGGGGTCCGCACCGTCATCGTGACCGTGCTGCTCTACTCGCTGCTGCCCATCGTCCGAAACACCTACGCGGGAATCCGCAGCATCGAGCCCCAGGTCCTGGACGCCGCCAGGGGGATGGGCATGACCGAGCTCCAGAGGATCTTCATGGTGGAGCTCCCGCTGGCCCTGTCGGTCATCATGGCCGGGGTACGCAATGCGCTGGTGGTGGCCATCGGCGTCACGACCATCGGCACCTTCATCGGGGCCGGCGGGCTGGGCGACATCATCTCGCGCGGCGTCAACGTCGCCAACGGGAGCGCCATCATCGTCGCCGGCGCCCTGCCCACCGCCTTGATGGCCGTATGCGCGGACGTCGTTTTGGGGGTGTTGGAGCGCAGGCTGGACCCCACGCGGTAATGAGCGTCTACGAATGATTTACACCCGGTCACATCCAAACGGAACGATATCCTCGGCCCCCCTGTAAGGAGGGCGGCCGAGTGAGAGCGAGGCTGGGGGGTAGGGTTCCTCAAGGACACCCCCCCGCCTCACTGCGTTCCTTGCCTCCCCTTGCAGGGGAGGCAAGGAATTATCACTTCGTTAAACGCAATTTGGTATAATGTCCCGCAAAACCTTTTGGGGGAAAGGACGGGATCGCAGATGGCAAAGACACATGCGGACGCGAAAAGCGGCGGCGTGAAGATTCGTCCGGTGCGGCCGGAGGACGCGAAGGACGTCCACGAGCTCCGCGTCATGGAGGGGGTCCGGGAGACCATCCTGGCGCTGCCCAGCGAGCGCGTCTCGGACACGGAGGACTTCATCCGCAACACCAAGGAGCCTCTGATGGTGGCCGAGGTGGACGGGCGCGTCGTCGGCATGGCGGGGCTCGTCGTCCCGTTCATGGCGCGCCAGCGGCACACGGCGGGCCTCGGCATCATGGTCCACGCCGGACATCAGGGCCGGGGCATCGGGAGGGCCCTGATGGAGTCCCTGCTGGACATCGCGGACAACTGGCTGATGCTGAAGCGCGTCGAGCTCACGGTCTTCACGGACAACGAGCGGGCCGTCCGCCTCTACGAGTCCCTGGGGTTCGTCATCGAGGGGACCAAGAAGTACGCCGCGGTCAAGAACGGCGTCCACGCCGACGAGTACCTGATGGCGCGCTACGGGAAATAAAGACGGACGCCAAGAGGGTATTTTGGAGAGAATCGTCTGTCACTGCTTCGGGTACAGCAAGGCGGATATCGAGCGGGATGTCAAGCGGCACGGCCGATCCACGATCGCAGAGCTCATCGAGGCCGAGGCAAGGGCCGGAAATTGCCGTTGCGCGGAGCGAAACCCCGGAGGGACCTGATGCCTGCCCGACGTCCGCCGGCTGGCGGACCGGGCGCAGGTCTTGCGTGGCCGCAAAGGGGCGGTTTTTCCGCCATCATGAACCGTCCCCAAACGGTGAGGGGGGCTCGAAAGGCCCCCCTCACCGCCATTTTATCGGCCTTTGATCTCGATGCGTCCGTCCGTCTCCGGCGCCACCCGCCCCTCGGGAAAGGAGAGGATATAATCGAGCAGCACGTCCAGGTCCCGCAGCTCCGTCGGCATCCTCTTCCCCTCGCCGAACACGAAGTAGCGGTCGCCGCCTCCCGCCGTCCAGGCATTGACGGCCACGGTATACGTCTGTGCGTCGTCGACCTCCCGCCACTCCCCTTCCTTCCAAACGGAAAGGGACCGAAGCCGCGTTCCCCAGGAACCCAGCTTGCCCTCGGCGTCGAAAAGCGTCGGCTTTCCCTGGAGATCGTAGACGACCTTCAGTCCGGAGACCTGGAGGAACCCTCCGTCCGGAACGCGAAAGGCAGGATCGTAATTCTCGTCCTCTCGCATCAGAGCGGACGCGGAGAGCTCCATGACCTGACGGAGCTGAGCCCCCGTCAGCGAGACGATGTCGATGGTGTTTCCGAAGGGGAAGATATCGGCCAGCCACTTGATGGGAATCTCTCCGGCGGGGAACACCCGGTCCCCCCTCAGCGCGCCGCTGTTGACGAGCCCGACATCCGTTCCGAACTTCCAGCGCAGCGAGTCCGCCGCGAAGTTCCCCAAGGGCACCTCCTGAATACGCAAGGTCCTTTTGCGTCCGTCCAGGGGCTTTTCAAAGAAGCCCGCCGCCCTCTCCATCTTGCTGTTGAGCTTCTCCTCGTACTCCGAGGCGATCTTCATGACGGCGGTGTCCACCGGGACCTTGGGGGTGACGTTCAAGAGCCGCCAGGACGTCTGATCCCAAAGCAGCCTGCCGTTCTTTGTGACCAGAACGAGTTTCCCCACGAACTTCCCCATGGCGCCCCCCCAGGCCAGGACGGTCGGCCAATCGTCCGGGCCGCGGACGTAGTGCAGCTGCACCTCCTCCCTTTGGGACACCCCGCGGCCGATGATCGCATGGATTCCCGCGACCGACTCCGCCAGACGACGGTTCTCCCCCTCGCTGAGGTTGCTGAGCATCACGATGATATCCGCCCCTTGACGGTGCAGGTCGGCGACCATCTCGCGGGCGATCTCCGCCGTGTCGGGCAGAACCGTCAGCTCGTCGGCCCTCTTCGTCACGGAGAAGATCCAGGTGGAGAGCATCGCGAAGAAGCCGACCTTCATCTCGCCCGCGGGCACAATGACGTTTCGCACCAGGCGCTGCCGCATCTCGGGATCCGATACCGAGACGTTCGAGAGGACCATGGGGAAGTCGGCGTGGGCCAGCGCCCCCTTCAGATGGTCCCATCCGTAGTCGAACTCGCGCTTGCCGATCATGCCCACCTGAACTCCCGCGGCCGACAGCGCGGAGAACTCGGGAAGGCCGCCAAAATAACGCCATAGGGGGCCGTTGACGGCCTCTCCGGTCTGGACGAAAATGGCGTTCGGGTCCTGGGAGCGTTCCTGGCGGACGACCCCGGAGACGTGGCTCAGCCCCCCGATGCGCACCGAGGTCTTGTTCAGCTTTTCCGAGATCGGAAGAAGCTGGCTTTTCAGATGGCTGATGGAAAGGATCGTCACCTTCCCGTCCCGAGCGCATGCCGGGCAGGCATGGAGAAGCAAAATCCCGCACAGCAGGAAGAACCCGATCGTCCGTCGTCTCAAGTTACGTCAACCTCTCCTTCTGTATCAATCTCTCGGCCTCCGCCCAGGCCATCGGTTTGGAGAAATAGTAGCCCTGAGCCTTGCCGCACCCCGCCTCGCCCAGCCAGGAGAGCTGCTCCTCCGTCTCGACCCCCTCGGCGATGGTGTCCAGGTTCAGGACGTTGGCCATGTCGATGATGGTGCGCAGCATCCTGGCGTCCTTCTCGGAGTCGAACACGTGGCGGACGAACGCCATATCCAGCTTGATGCAGTCGAGCGGCAGGGAGTGGATGTATTGAAGCGACGAGTACCCCGTTCCGAAATCGTCCAGAAAGATCCGGATTCCCATCCCCCGCAGCTTGTCGAGCGTGGCGCTGACCCCCTTGAGGTTGTCGATCAGGACGCTCTCGGTCACCTCGATGACGAAACAGGAGGGGTCCACATGCGCCTCCTCCAGGTAGCTCCGGATGAGGTCCGCCGCATAGGGCTTCTGCAAGAGGTTGGAGGACCCGTTGGCGGAGAAGTAGAGGGTACTGGAGGATTTTCGGATGGCCTCCAGGGCCCGGCGCATCATACAGCGGTCGATCTCGCCGATCAGGCCCATGCGCTCGGCATAGGGGACGAACTTCGAGGGCGGCAGGAAGCCCTTGGTGGGGTGCATCCAGCGCACCAGGGTCTCGAATCCGCTCAATCGCCGCTCCTTGATGGAGTAGACGGGCTGGAAATAGGGGACGAACTCGTCGTTCCCTATGGCCGCATGGATCTCCGCCCTCATGCTGAGCACGGAGGACGAGAACAGAACCTCCTCCTGAACGTCATGCCCGTCGAAGAAGACGACGGCGCCGAGGCCGGACTTCTTCGCCTGCTTCAGGGCATTCGTGGCCTTCTCGATGATCACCGAGGGGGAGCTGCAGGCCGCGACATCCGGCAGGACCCCGATGCTCGCGCTCGGGTAGACCGTCCCCTCGCCCACCTCGCAGGGAACGCTGATCACATCCCGAATTTCCTCCAGAAGCCGGTTCAGCCTCTCCTTTTTCAGAGCGTCGTCCTGATCCTGAATCAAAATGGCGAACTCGTCGCCGCCCGTTCGGTAGGCCGTGCCCCTGTCCCCGAGAGTGGACTTGATCCGTTCGGCGATCATCACCAGGATCCTGTCCCCATTGACGTTGCCGACCTCGGCGTTGATGCTCTTGAAGTGGTCCATGTTGACGAGCGCCAGGTTCGACAGGGAGGGATCGCACGATTCGGCCTCCTTGAGGATGCAGCCCAGGGTATCGACGAGCGACATGCGGTTGGGAAGCCCCGTGAGATCGTCGTAGTAAAGCTTCCAGGCGAGACGGGTCTCCAGACGCTTGCGCTCCCGGAGGTCGCGCGCAAGGAAGAGGACCAGCTTGCGCTTACCGAAGGTGATGGCACGCTGATGGATCTCGACGGGCACCTCCGTGCCGTCGCTGCAGCACAGAAAGGCCTCATAGACGGCCTGATCCTCGTTGGCCCGGATGGGCGTATCCACCCCCGACTTGCGGATCAGGGCGGTGATCGGGATTCCCTCGTGGTCCTGGAAGGTCTCCGAAAGCCCCAGGATGCGCTGGGCCTCCGAGTTCACCAGGGCGACCTTGCCGGACAGGTTGCAGAGGATCATGGCGTCAGGGATGTTCATGAGCAGATGTTCCAGGGTCCCGAACACCACGTTGAAGGATCGGGAGAGGTCGGAGATCTCGTCCGATCGGGTCACGGGGACCCGCAGGGACAGCCGGAGCTCGCTGGTGATCGTGTCGGCGACCTCTCGGAGCTTTTCCAGGCGCTTCAGCACCAGCCGCGAGAGAAGCTCGGTCACGACCACGGCGAGGACGACCCCGTTCAGAAATATCCAGAAGTAGGAGCTGTAAATCGCTTTTTTGCCCTCGTTATAGATATGGCGCGGAGTGCGGCACGCCACCGCGTAGGGCGATCCCGCTCCGAGGACCTCGCCGCGCATCTGCCAGACGGAGGCCTTGCCGTCCGCCTCCTGCTCTATGACGACCTTGCCGCTCCAACGGGCCGGATACTCCTGTCCCGGAACGGAGACGAACTCGCAGGGAATGCCCAGGTTCTCCGAGATCTCCTGCAATTTTTTGGAAAAATCGATCCCCGCCACGACCAGGCCGCGCGAGGGGCCGCTCCAGTTGGTCATCAGAATGGGGTTGGCGCCGAACAGATAAACGCTCTCCCCCAGCTTCAGCATGTGGGGGGAGGCGTCCTGATCGTTGGAATAATCCTTTGTCCCCTCGGAGGCCGCAAGTCGGGCACCGATGCTCCGAAGCTGCTCCAGCATCGCCTCGGACAGGGGAATTTCGCCTCCGAGCTCGTTGACCGTGTAGCCCGTCACGGTGTTCATGTCCCTGTCCAGGACCGCCAGGAAGTCGACGTCCAAGGCCCGCAGGCTCGTACCCGTCAACAGCTCGTCGAAACGGGAGGGGTCCTTCGTCTCCATGAAGGCGTACATGGCGTCCCAGGCCCCCCAGTCGGAGACATAGCCGACCAGTCGATTGACCTCGTCGTCGATATACCCCTGCAGGAGGAACATGTCCTGCTCGAAAAAGCGGCGTTCCACGGTTTCGAATGCCTTTACGGTCCTGTAGTTCGTGGTGAAGCTCATGACCAGGGAGAGCCCCAGAAGGGTCCCCACGATGATCCGAAAGGCTTTTTTCTGCAATCTCATACCGAGTCCCCTCGATCCATACGGCCCGCCCTACGACACCAACGCCCTCAAAGCCCGAAATTTTTGCTCAATGCAAGGACCCGGCACTGCCGAAGCGGCATTTGGATACGGACACGACCAATCAGCGTCGCGTCTCGTACGATCCACGACAGAAAGTAGTATAACATCAATTTCCGAGGAGTCCCCATAAAACAGCCCCTCAGGGGGGTCAAGTTGAAAGCCTTTAAGATTATACACGATGAATCTTAAGGCCTATCCGCCCAAATACGCCTCCTTGACGCGCGGATCCCTCAACAGGTCCTCGCCCGTCCCCTGGATGGCAACGGTGCCGACCTCCAGCACGTAGGCCTTGTGCGCCACCTTCAGAGCCGCGAAGGCGTTCTGCTCCACCAGCAGGATGGTACGGCCCTGGGCGTTGATCGTGCGGATGATCCCGAAGACCTCCTCGACGAGGATGGGCGCCAGCCCCAGCGAGGGCTCGTCCAGCATCAGGAGATCCGGACGGCTCATCAGAGCCCGTGCCACCGCCAGCATCTGCTGCTCGCCGCCCGACAGGGTGCCGCCCTTCTGCCCGCGGCGCTCCTTCAGGCGCGGAAAGAGCGCGTAGCCGTACTCCATGTCCTCCGCGATGCCCACGGCATCGCTGCGCGAGTAGGCGCCCAGCCTCAGGTTCTCCTCCACCGTCAGGTGCGGCAGGATTCGGCGTCCCTCGGGGCTGAGCGCGATGCCCATCTTAACGCGCTCGTCCGTCGGGCGTCCCGGCAGAGGGACGGGCGCGTCCGCTCCGGGCGGGGTGAAATCCATCCTGGCCGCAGTGGACCTCACCAGCCCCATGATCGCCCGGATCGTGCTGCTCTTGCCCGCGCCGTTGGCCCCGATCAGCGTGACGATCTCGCCCCGCGCGATGGACAGGGACACGTCCCGCACCGCGTGGATTCCGCCGTAGCGGACGTTCAGTTTCTCGATGTCAAGCATCGACGGCCCCCTCCTTCCCATCCTCCCGAGCGGCGCTCGTGCCCAGGTAGGCCTCGATCACCCTGGGGTTCGCACGGATCTCCGCGGGCGTGCCGCAGGCGATGTGGACCCCCTGGTCCAGAACATGGATGGTGTCGCAGACGTTCATGACCACCTTCATGTCGTGCTCGATCAGCAGGATGGTCAGACGGAAGTCGTCCCGCAGCCGCCGGATGAACCGCATCAGCTCCTCCGACTCCTGGGGGTTCATGCCCGCCGCGGGTTCGTCCAGCAGCAGGAAGCGAGGCTCGGTCGCGAGGGCGCGGGCGATCTCGAGCCGCCTCTGGGCCCCGTAGGGCAGGGACGAGGCCGGTTCGTCGGCGTACGCGTCCAGCCCAAGGCGCTTCAGCAGGTCCATGGAGCGCAGGCGGATCTCCGCATCCTCCCTGAGGACGTCGGGGAACAGGAAGGGCAGCAGGGTCATCCACCACCGGGTCCCCTGCCGCACCCACGACCCGACCATGACGTTCTGGAGCGCCGTCTCGTTCCCGAAGAGCCGGATGTTCTGGAAGGTCCGGGACAGGCCCTTCCGGCACACCGCGTTCGGGGCAAGCCCGGTCAGCCTTTCCCCCATGAAGTCCACCTGGCCCTCCGTGGGCCTGTAGAAGCCGCTGATGACGTTGAAGGCGGAGGTCTTTCCGGCGCCGTTGGGCCCGATCAGGCCGACGATCCGTCCCTCGTCGACGGCGAAGGACAGCCGATTCACGGCGACGAGACCGCCGAAGCGCAGGGTGACGTCCTTGAGCTCCAGCATGGGCCCCGCATGAGGCGCCGGCGCGGCATCCCCGCCCATGCCGCGCCGGCGGGGGAGAAGCCGGTTCCAGGAGAACTCGCGCATCCCCATGATCCCCTCGCGCCGGAAGATGATGACGACGATGAGGAGCAGGGAGAAGAGGACCATGCGCATCCCCGGAATGCCCGGGATGTGCAGCGAGCCGATGGTGATGGGGTTCTCGACGAACCGCAGCCACTCCAGCATCGTCGTCACCAGGACCGCTCCGATCAGCGAGCCCGTGATGGAGCCCAGCCCGCCCACAA includes the following:
- a CDS encoding ABC transporter permease, which translates into the protein MELLRETASYYAINGGYVLEQFWRHFLISVYGVLFAAALAIPTGFLIARRGRLAGWVIGAANVIQTVPSLALMSVLMLGLGLGVRTVIVTVLLYSLLPIVRNTYAGIRSIEPQVLDAARGMGMTELQRIFMVELPLALSVIMAGVRNALVVAIGVTTIGTFIGAGGLGDIISRGVNVANGSAIIVAGALPTALMAVCADVVLGVLERRLDPTR
- a CDS encoding GNAT family N-acetyltransferase; the protein is MAKTHADAKSGGVKIRPVRPEDAKDVHELRVMEGVRETILALPSERVSDTEDFIRNTKEPLMVAEVDGRVVGMAGLVVPFMARQRHTAGLGIMVHAGHQGRGIGRALMESLLDIADNWLMLKRVELTVFTDNERAVRLYESLGFVIEGTKKYAAVKNGVHADEYLMARYGK
- a CDS encoding (2Fe-2S)-binding protein, with translation MERIVCHCFGYSKADIERDVKRHGRSTIAELIEAEARAGNCRCAERNPGGT
- a CDS encoding bifunctional metallophosphatase/5'-nucleotidase — translated: MRRRTIGFFLLCGILLLHACPACARDGKVTILSISHLKSQLLPISEKLNKTSVRIGGLSHVSGVVRQERSQDPNAIFVQTGEAVNGPLWRYFGGLPEFSALSAAGVQVGMIGKREFDYGWDHLKGALAHADFPMVLSNVSVSDPEMRQRLVRNVIVPAGEMKVGFFAMLSTWIFSVTKRADELTVLPDTAEIAREMVADLHRQGADIIVMLSNLSEGENRRLAESVAGIHAIIGRGVSQREEVQLHYVRGPDDWPTVLAWGGAMGKFVGKLVLVTKNGRLLWDQTSWRLLNVTPKVPVDTAVMKIASEYEEKLNSKMERAAGFFEKPLDGRKRTLRIQEVPLGNFAADSLRWKFGTDVGLVNSGALRGDRVFPAGEIPIKWLADIFPFGNTIDIVSLTGAQLRQVMELSASALMREDENYDPAFRVPDGGFLQVSGLKVVYDLQGKPTLFDAEGKLGSWGTRLRSLSVWKEGEWREVDDAQTYTVAVNAWTAGGGDRYFVFGEGKRMPTELRDLDVLLDYILSFPEGRVAPETDGRIEIKGR
- a CDS encoding bifunctional diguanylate cyclase/phosphodiesterase, with protein sequence MRLQKKAFRIIVGTLLGLSLVMSFTTNYRTVKAFETVERRFFEQDMFLLQGYIDDEVNRLVGYVSDWGAWDAMYAFMETKDPSRFDELLTGTSLRALDVDFLAVLDRDMNTVTGYTVNELGGEIPLSEAMLEQLRSIGARLAASEGTKDYSNDQDASPHMLKLGESVYLFGANPILMTNWSGPSRGLVVAGIDFSKKLQEISENLGIPCEFVSVPGQEYPARWSGKVVIEQEADGKASVWQMRGEVLGAGSPYAVACRTPRHIYNEGKKAIYSSYFWIFLNGVVLAVVVTELLSRLVLKRLEKLREVADTITSELRLSLRVPVTRSDEISDLSRSFNVVFGTLEHLLMNIPDAMILCNLSGKVALVNSEAQRILGLSETFQDHEGIPITALIRKSGVDTPIRANEDQAVYEAFLCCSDGTEVPVEIHQRAITFGKRKLVLFLARDLRERKRLETRLAWKLYYDDLTGLPNRMSLVDTLGCILKEAESCDPSLSNLALVNMDHFKSINAEVGNVNGDRILVMIAERIKSTLGDRGTAYRTGGDEFAILIQDQDDALKKERLNRLLEEIRDVISVPCEVGEGTVYPSASIGVLPDVAACSSPSVIIEKATNALKQAKKSGLGAVVFFDGHDVQEEVLFSSSVLSMRAEIHAAIGNDEFVPYFQPVYSIKERRLSGFETLVRWMHPTKGFLPPSKFVPYAERMGLIGEIDRCMMRRALEAIRKSSSTLYFSANGSSNLLQKPYAADLIRSYLEEAHVDPSCFVIEVTESVLIDNLKGVSATLDKLRGMGIRIFLDDFGTGYSSLQYIHSLPLDCIKLDMAFVRHVFDSEKDARMLRTIIDMANVLNLDTIAEGVETEEQLSWLGEAGCGKAQGYYFSKPMAWAEAERLIQKERLT
- a CDS encoding ABC transporter ATP-binding protein, yielding MLDIEKLNVRYGGIHAVRDVSLSIARGEIVTLIGANGAGKSSTIRAIMGLVRSTAARMDFTPPGADAPVPLPGRPTDERVKMGIALSPEGRRILPHLTVEENLRLGAYSRSDAVGIAEDMEYGYALFPRLKERRGQKGGTLSGGEQQMLAVARALMSRPDLLMLDEPSLGLAPILVEEVFGIIRTINAQGRTILLVEQNAFAALKVAHKAYVLEVGTVAIQGTGEDLLRDPRVKEAYLGG
- a CDS encoding branched-chain amino acid ABC transporter ATP-binding protein/permease is translated as MRRETTLRKVLSGALTFAACGLFALFLNWAPTGLNGYQLRILNLIAINGILGLSLNLIYGMTGMFSLGHAGFMAIGAYVSALLILSPAQKEAMWILEPIAPWLLNVQAPFLVSLIAAGLAAAFFGWLIALPVLRLGGDYLGIATLGFAEIIRILITNLTPLTNGSLGLKGIPAHTTLWVSYGCLAVVLFCTVCMMRSNFGNVLRAVRDDEVAARTMGVDTFRTRVLAFTLGCFGGGLGGALMGNLITTIDPRMFMITQTYSLLMIVVVGGLGSITGSLIGAVLVTTMLEWLRFVENPITIGSLHIPGIPGMRMVLFSLLLIVVIIFRREGIMGMREFSWNRLLPRRRGMGGDAAPAPHAGPMLELKDVTLRFGGLVAVNRLSFAVDEGRIVGLIGPNGAGKTSAFNVISGFYRPTEGQVDFMGERLTGLAPNAVCRKGLSRTFQNIRLFGNETALQNVMVGSWVRQGTRWWMTLLPFLFPDVLREDAEIRLRSMDLLKRLGLDAYADEPASSLPYGAQRRLEIARALATEPRFLLLDEPAAGMNPQESEELMRFIRRLRDDFRLTILLIEHDMKVVMNVCDTIHVLDQGVHIACGTPAEIRANPRVIEAYLGTSAAREDGKEGAVDA